In one Ananas comosus cultivar F153 linkage group 12, ASM154086v1, whole genome shotgun sequence genomic region, the following are encoded:
- the LOC109718869 gene encoding protein ROOT HAIR DEFECTIVE 3 homolog 2-like isoform X2 — MINMWCHDIGREQAANRPLLKTVFQVMMRLFSPRKTTLLFVIRDKTKTPMKYLEPVLREDIQKIWSSISKPEAHKETALSEFFNVEVTALPSYEEKEEQFKEQVAQLRQRFFNSIAPGGLAGDRRGVIPGSAFSFSAQQIWAVIRENKDLDLPAHKVMVATVRCEEIANEKLGRLASDENWLELKTAVQSGRVAGFGRKLSCILDFYLSEYDMEAAYFDEGVRTAKREQLESGALNYVHSTFTAMLGHLRSKALEKFKNDLEQSLKSGKAFAAAVRDCTRASLLEFDRGLEDVTVEQADWDASKVRDKLRRDIDSYAASVRTAKLAKLKASSESKLTEALAGPVESLLEAAGDDTWASIRNLYRRETEKAVSDFTSSLSGFELEQATHDTMIQNLEEFARGVIEKKARDEAGKVLIHTKDRFSTVFNHDKDSIPRVWTGKEDIRAITKEARSAALKLLAVFAAIRLDDKPDKIENALSSSLLEQGPVSQSRSIEASTDLLASSTWEEIPPRNTLITPVQCKSIWRQFKSETEYTITQAISAQEAHRRSSNWLPPPWAIVAIAILGFNEFMMLLRNPVYILGLFLLFIVSYAVVLQFNILEEFRHGMLSGLLALSARFLPTVMNILRKLADEGHKYYQPPQPPRPAPPIDAPSFRSRSQGQPPLSSNPAPDSHSSSSSPASPTLNSS, encoded by the exons ATGATTAATAT GTGGTGTCATGACATAGGCCGAGAGCAGGCTGCTAATAGACCTCTCTTGAAGACGGTTTTTCAG gtTATGATGCGTTTGTTTAGTCCTCGCAAGACTACGCTGCTTTTTGTCATTCGTGACAAAACTAAG ACTCCCATGAAATATCTAGAGCCAGTGCTAAGGGAAGACATTCAAAAG ATCTGGAGTTCTATTTCTAAGCCAGAAGCTCACAAGGAAACTGCACTGAGTGAATTTTTCAAC GTGGAGGTTACTGCTTTGCCCAGTTatgaagagaaggaagagcaaTTCAAAGAGCAG GTTGCGCAACTAAGGCAGCGCTTTTTCAATTCAATTGCCCCAGGAGGCCTTGCAGGCGACAGACGAGGTGTTATACCAGGCTCAGCATTTTCTTTTAGTGCGCAGCAGATTTGGGCCGTCATAAGAGAAAATAAGGACCTTGACCTTCCTGCTCACAAg GTTATGGTTGCTACTGTTCGGTGTGAAGAGATTGCAAATGAAAAGCTTGGTCGTTTGGCATCTGATGAG AATTGGTTGGAGTTGAAAACAGCTGTTCAATCTGGTCGAGTAGCAGGCTTTGGGAGAAAACTTAGCTGCATCCTCGATTTTTACCTATCAGA GTATGACATGGAAGCTGCCTACTTTGATGAAGGCGTTAGGACCGCAAAAAGAGAGCAGTTGGAATCTGGAGCCTTGAAT tatgTGCATTCCACTTTCACGGCAATGTTGGGACACCTCCGTTCCAAAGCTTTGGAGAAATTCAAAAATGATTTAGAACAGTCATTGAAAAGTGGGAAGGCGTTTGCAGCAGCAGTTCGTGATTGTACTCGGGCTTCTTTGCTTGAGTTTGATAGAGGATTAGAAG ATGTGACTGTTGAGCAAGCAGATTGGGATGCTTCCAAAGTTAGGGACAAACTCAGGCGTGATATCGACTCCTATGCTGCATCTGTTCGAACCGCAAAACTTGCTAAATTAAAAGCTTCTTCTGAG AGCAAATTAACAGAAGCACTGGCAGGACCTGTTGAGTCACTTCTAGAAGCAGCTGGAGATGATACTTGGGCTTCAATTAGGAACCTTTACAGGCGCGAGACAGAAAAAGCCGTTTCTGATTTTACGAGTTCCCTTTCTGGGTTTGAACTTGAACAGGCTACTCACGACACGATGATCCAAAACCTAGAGGAATTCGCTAGAGGTGTGATAGAAAAGAAAGCTAGAGATGAAGCAGGGAAGGTTCTGATACATACGAAGGATAG GTTTTCTACTGTATTTAACCATGATAAGGACTCAATACCAAGGGTTTGGACTGGGAAGGAAGATATTAGGGCGATAACAAAGGAAGCACGTTCAGCG GCCCTAAAACTCTTAGCTGTATTTGCGGCCATACGCTTAGATGATAAACCAGACAAGATAGAGAATGCTCTCAGCTCGAGTCTATTAGAACAAGGTCCCGTCTCTCAAAGTAGGAGTATTGAAGCCTCTACAGACCTTCTCGCTTCAAGCACATGGGAAGAG ATACCACCTAGGAATACATTAATTACTCCAGTGCAGTGCAAGTCCATTTGGAGGCAATTTAAATCAGAAACTGAGTACACCATCACCCAAGCAATCTCAGCACAG GAAGCTCACAGACGGAGTAGTAATTGGTTGCCTCCTCCTTGGGCGATCGTCGCAATTGCAATCCTCGGTTTTAACGAATTTATGATGCTTCTAAG GAACCCAGTGTACATCTTGGgactctttcttcttttcattgTATCCTATGCCGTGGTGTTACAATTCAATATCCTTGAAGAATTTCGGCACGGCATG CTCTCGGGACTTCTAGCTCTGTCAGCAAGGTTTCTTCCGACAGTAATGAACATACTAAGGAAACTAGCCGACGAGGGGCACAAGTATTACCAGCCCCCCCAACCTCCACGACCGGCCCCTCCTATTGACGCACCAAGTTTCAGAAGCCGATCGCAAGGGCAACCTCCTTTATCATCCAACCCGGCCCCCGACTCACACTCCTCATCGTCCTCACCTGCTTCTCCGACGCTCAACTCTTCGTAA
- the LOC109718869 gene encoding protein ROOT HAIR DEFECTIVE 3-like isoform X1, whose protein sequence is MGEECFATQLIDGDGAFNVEGLERFIRAVHLADCGLSYAVVSIMGPQSSGKSTLLNHLFKTNFREMDAFKGRSQTTKGIWIAKGIGIEPCTIVMDLEGTDSRERGEDDTTFEKQISLFALAISDIVMINMWCHDIGREQAANRPLLKTVFQVMMRLFSPRKTTLLFVIRDKTKTPMKYLEPVLREDIQKIWSSISKPEAHKETALSEFFNVEVTALPSYEEKEEQFKEQVAQLRQRFFNSIAPGGLAGDRRGVIPGSAFSFSAQQIWAVIRENKDLDLPAHKVMVATVRCEEIANEKLGRLASDENWLELKTAVQSGRVAGFGRKLSCILDFYLSEYDMEAAYFDEGVRTAKREQLESGALNYVHSTFTAMLGHLRSKALEKFKNDLEQSLKSGKAFAAAVRDCTRASLLEFDRGLEDVTVEQADWDASKVRDKLRRDIDSYAASVRTAKLAKLKASSESKLTEALAGPVESLLEAAGDDTWASIRNLYRRETEKAVSDFTSSLSGFELEQATHDTMIQNLEEFARGVIEKKARDEAGKVLIHTKDRFSTVFNHDKDSIPRVWTGKEDIRAITKEARSAALKLLAVFAAIRLDDKPDKIENALSSSLLEQGPVSQSRSIEASTDLLASSTWEEIPPRNTLITPVQCKSIWRQFKSETEYTITQAISAQEAHRRSSNWLPPPWAIVAIAILGFNEFMMLLRNPVYILGLFLLFIVSYAVVLQFNILEEFRHGMLSGLLALSARFLPTVMNILRKLADEGHKYYQPPQPPRPAPPIDAPSFRSRSQGQPPLSSNPAPDSHSSSSSPASPTLNSS, encoded by the exons ATGGGCGAGGAGTGCTTTGCGACGCAGCTCATCGACGGCGACGGGGCGTTCAACGTGGAGGGCCTCGAGCGCTTCATCAGGGCCGTCCATCTCGCCGATTGTGGCCTCTCCTACGCCGTCGTCTCCATTATGGGCCCTCAGAGTAGCG GGAAAAGCACTCTATTAAATCATCTTTTCAAAACCAACTTCAGGGAGATGGATGCCTTTAAAGGGAG GAGCCAAACAACTAAAGGCATTTGGATAGCAAAGGGTATTGGTATCGAGCCTTGTACAATCGTCATGGATTTAGAGGGTACAGATagtagagaaagaggagag GATGATACTACATTTGAAAAGCAAATCTCGCTCTTTGCTCTAGCAATTTCAGACATTGTTATGATTAATAT GTGGTGTCATGACATAGGCCGAGAGCAGGCTGCTAATAGACCTCTCTTGAAGACGGTTTTTCAG gtTATGATGCGTTTGTTTAGTCCTCGCAAGACTACGCTGCTTTTTGTCATTCGTGACAAAACTAAG ACTCCCATGAAATATCTAGAGCCAGTGCTAAGGGAAGACATTCAAAAG ATCTGGAGTTCTATTTCTAAGCCAGAAGCTCACAAGGAAACTGCACTGAGTGAATTTTTCAAC GTGGAGGTTACTGCTTTGCCCAGTTatgaagagaaggaagagcaaTTCAAAGAGCAG GTTGCGCAACTAAGGCAGCGCTTTTTCAATTCAATTGCCCCAGGAGGCCTTGCAGGCGACAGACGAGGTGTTATACCAGGCTCAGCATTTTCTTTTAGTGCGCAGCAGATTTGGGCCGTCATAAGAGAAAATAAGGACCTTGACCTTCCTGCTCACAAg GTTATGGTTGCTACTGTTCGGTGTGAAGAGATTGCAAATGAAAAGCTTGGTCGTTTGGCATCTGATGAG AATTGGTTGGAGTTGAAAACAGCTGTTCAATCTGGTCGAGTAGCAGGCTTTGGGAGAAAACTTAGCTGCATCCTCGATTTTTACCTATCAGA GTATGACATGGAAGCTGCCTACTTTGATGAAGGCGTTAGGACCGCAAAAAGAGAGCAGTTGGAATCTGGAGCCTTGAAT tatgTGCATTCCACTTTCACGGCAATGTTGGGACACCTCCGTTCCAAAGCTTTGGAGAAATTCAAAAATGATTTAGAACAGTCATTGAAAAGTGGGAAGGCGTTTGCAGCAGCAGTTCGTGATTGTACTCGGGCTTCTTTGCTTGAGTTTGATAGAGGATTAGAAG ATGTGACTGTTGAGCAAGCAGATTGGGATGCTTCCAAAGTTAGGGACAAACTCAGGCGTGATATCGACTCCTATGCTGCATCTGTTCGAACCGCAAAACTTGCTAAATTAAAAGCTTCTTCTGAG AGCAAATTAACAGAAGCACTGGCAGGACCTGTTGAGTCACTTCTAGAAGCAGCTGGAGATGATACTTGGGCTTCAATTAGGAACCTTTACAGGCGCGAGACAGAAAAAGCCGTTTCTGATTTTACGAGTTCCCTTTCTGGGTTTGAACTTGAACAGGCTACTCACGACACGATGATCCAAAACCTAGAGGAATTCGCTAGAGGTGTGATAGAAAAGAAAGCTAGAGATGAAGCAGGGAAGGTTCTGATACATACGAAGGATAG GTTTTCTACTGTATTTAACCATGATAAGGACTCAATACCAAGGGTTTGGACTGGGAAGGAAGATATTAGGGCGATAACAAAGGAAGCACGTTCAGCG GCCCTAAAACTCTTAGCTGTATTTGCGGCCATACGCTTAGATGATAAACCAGACAAGATAGAGAATGCTCTCAGCTCGAGTCTATTAGAACAAGGTCCCGTCTCTCAAAGTAGGAGTATTGAAGCCTCTACAGACCTTCTCGCTTCAAGCACATGGGAAGAG ATACCACCTAGGAATACATTAATTACTCCAGTGCAGTGCAAGTCCATTTGGAGGCAATTTAAATCAGAAACTGAGTACACCATCACCCAAGCAATCTCAGCACAG GAAGCTCACAGACGGAGTAGTAATTGGTTGCCTCCTCCTTGGGCGATCGTCGCAATTGCAATCCTCGGTTTTAACGAATTTATGATGCTTCTAAG GAACCCAGTGTACATCTTGGgactctttcttcttttcattgTATCCTATGCCGTGGTGTTACAATTCAATATCCTTGAAGAATTTCGGCACGGCATG CTCTCGGGACTTCTAGCTCTGTCAGCAAGGTTTCTTCCGACAGTAATGAACATACTAAGGAAACTAGCCGACGAGGGGCACAAGTATTACCAGCCCCCCCAACCTCCACGACCGGCCCCTCCTATTGACGCACCAAGTTTCAGAAGCCGATCGCAAGGGCAACCTCCTTTATCATCCAACCCGGCCCCCGACTCACACTCCTCATCGTCCTCACCTGCTTCTCCGACGCTCAACTCTTCGTAA